One window of the Corvus moneduloides isolate bCorMon1 unplaced genomic scaffold, bCorMon1.pri scaffold_102_arrow_ctg1, whole genome shotgun sequence genome contains the following:
- the LOC116438683 gene encoding paired box protein Pax-7-like — translation MAALPGTVPRMMRPAPGQNYPRTGFPLEVSTPLGQGRVNQLGGVFINGRPLPNHIRHKIVEMAHHGIRPCVISRQLRVSHGCVSKILCRYQETGSIRPGAIGGSKPRQVATPDVEKKIEEYKRENPGMFSWEIRDRLLKDGHCDRSTVPSVSSISRVLRIKFGKKEEDEDCDKKEEDGDKKAKHSIDGILGDKGTACARAAPGGGRRGHGMAPEPLRLDSPLPHPKKKNPRWTRRGERGRRRSQEEGELSVLCSGSIIHKKGREWLEKGRGGWWERRLGGRK, via the exons ATGGCAGCGCTGCCCGGGACGGTGCCGCGGATGATGCGCCCGGCGCCGGGGCAGAACTATCCCCGCACCGGCTTCCCGCTGGAAG TGTCCACCCcgctgggccagggcagggtgaATCAGCTCGGAGGGGTTTTCATCAACGGGCGCCCGCTGCCCAACCACATCCGCCACAAGATCGTGGAGATGGCGCACCACGGCATCCGGCCCTGCGTGATCTCCCGGCAGCTCCGCGTCTCCCACGGCTGCGTTTCCAAAATCCTGTGCCGGTACCAGGAGACGGGATCCATCCGGCCCGGGGCCATCGGCGGCAGCAAGCCCAGG CAGGTCGCGACTCCCGACGTGGAGAAGAAAATCGAGGAATACAAGCGGGAGAACCCCGGGATGTTCAGCTGGGAGATCCGGGACCGGCTGCTGAAGGACGGGCACTGCGACCGCAGCACGGTGCCCTCAG TGAGTTCGATTAGCCGCGTGCTCCGCATCAAATTcgggaagaaagaggaagacgAGGACTGCGACAAGAAGGAGGAGGACGGCGACAAGAAGGCCAAGCACAGCATCGACGGCATCCTGGGCGACAAAGGTACCGCGTGTGCCCGCGCCGCGCCGGGGGGGGGACGTCGGGGCCACGGGATGGCTCCAGAACCGCTGCGTTTGGAttccccccttccccaccccaaaaagaaaaatccccgCTGGACGCGCagaggggagcggggccggcggcgttcccaggaggagggagagttGTCGGTGCTTTGCTCGGGATCAATTATCCATAAAAAGGGCCGGGAATGGCTGGAgaaggggcggggggggtggTGGGAGAGGCGCCTCGGAGGCCGTAAATGA